From the genome of Phoenix dactylifera cultivar Barhee BC4 chromosome 17, palm_55x_up_171113_PBpolish2nd_filt_p, whole genome shotgun sequence:
TCTAAATAGGTTGCTGCACTCACTTAGGAATCCTGATCCACATAATCACCAGCCTCCTAGTGCTTCCAAGCCCCTTTTTACTGAACATCATTCATTGTAACTATGTTTTATAACAAGTATTCTTGCTCTAGTGGAGGTTGTATTATTTACTATCTTATCGATGTTATGGAAACTTGTGTCAGTCAATTCTTATAATTACCAAGCCAGCCACAGACTTCAGCATGTTACTTTCATGGCTGGAATAGTTTATTAATTGAAGATGGTTTTTCATGAACCAATTACTCGAGCATCTATGAATGCACATATTAATTCAATTAGTATGCTAGTTAGTCTTACTAGTTGTCTAAGCATGAGAAAATATAGTACATGGACTTGCAAGTGATGCTCTACTCTATATTGTTTGACACacataagtatatatgtttgaaGCATTATTGCCCAAATAATATCCCTTTTAATTTTACCAGAAGTCATAAAATATTATCTATGCAGGCTCTCAAAGCCGTGTAGTATTTGCAATATCTGTACTTTTCATATCTACTAGTTGATCCTTAGTATATCTTACATGTATGTGCATGAATACTTGTTGTGATAGAGGCAAAATCTGGCATTGTCATTGAAAAAGGATTGCTCATCTACCAATCAGTTCCAGACCTGAAGGTGTTTCATTTGATAAGCAAAATGATAACTGTAATGTTGTCAATAATTCTAGTTGGAGACACAATGCTAGCATTCTTAATCCAAATTTGTATTTGTACAATAGTGAAATAGATTGCTTGTTTGACGAAAAATTTATCAGACAACTAGGATGATATTTCACGATCTTTGCAATGATGACAGCAAATTCGTGAAATTAGCTAGGACTCAAGGATAAGCAAGTAAAGAAGCTCATATAAGACAGAGTCTCTATGATTTGTAATCCTTCTCACCTATTAGGAAGCTGCTTCATAGAaatgaaaaaagagagaaaaaatggAAAATTCTCTCACCTTCTAACGGGAGCATACAATGAAGACTCCAAATAAattaaaaggtattaattcaaGAATAAATGGACATTTATAGGATTTTAAAATCAAGATATACAAAGCCTCCAAGTACTTAATGCAACTCCAATTTGATCATAACAAACACCAATGCCACATTAACAATGACTATCGAGAAAGGATAAAAGCACACAACCAAGTAAAATATTGTAACAGGGAAGGCAGGGGTCTCAATATTGGACCTAGTATTGGTaatctacctaagtatgctgaCACATCAAAAAATCAAACCATGGGACTGCAGTTAATTTCTAAGTTATTCTGGGAAAAGCTACCAATGGTTCAAGCTTTATCTTTAGGAACCACTCCCTCTATTGTCCACTTCATTGTCGTTGATCTGAAAGTTATGACACACAACTACTAGTATGATACTACGATAAGACTTGTCCGATCACAAGTTCTATTGAAGAGGCCATGGACTATGATCTCTTGAACTGCAAGGCAGAAACTCAAAATAGTAACAACTGAACAATATTCCAATCCAACTCAATTTGTTGTTTGCTCTGCAgcttttcttttggcaataaTTATGTGGAAGTACTCTAAGTCGCAGACTAATACTAAACATCCTGACGGACCTATATGTCATACTATGTTGCAGTAGTCAAAGCCATTTTCATGAGTTCTTAATCTCTAGAACAATAGACAAAATGAGATAacaatttcttcacttaaacgAAGGAAATTGAAGTGCCAGGAGGCAATGACAGCATTATTTATTGTTTTAGTTCACCTTGTCACCCAAACAGGGCAATGGTTGTACTGGTTTAAGTCCGGATATGAAAGCAAGGGAGAGGTGCCTTAATTAACGTATGAAACAAGAATGACTCGAAGCAATTGTTGAAGCAGGTCATCTGTTTAACAAAGGAAGGGGCGACATACATCTAAAAGAACGTATTGAACCAGGTGAATATGTCATGTGCTACAACTTAAACAACGCAAATTAATCTTAATAATAAATAGTTTCTAACAAATGAAAGAGAAGTCCAAATACAAAAATGTAGACTGAATTACACATTGCTAACAGTGGTCATTCAACATTTCCTTCTTTGGTTCGGAAGCACAACATGGTACCCACAACATTATCCTCCTAACTCCACCACTACACGATAAATAAATCCtacaaaatatatgaatatccCCATCCTGCAGCCATTTGCGGCAACAAGTAAAGAAATGCCCACCCATGTTACACTTATTTCGCATACACTTGAAACAACAAAAGGAATTGCATGAGATTATAATTGGAGACAAGGAATTGCACCGCCATTTCTCATTTCGTCCAATACCCAAAgtcattaaagaatggaggaagAAGCAGCAACAATACCTCTCCGCCGTCCTCCTTGGCAGTAGTAATGCCACAAGTCATCCTCTTGCCGGTTTCTGCAGAACTGCGGAGAGGTACACCTGAGTCTTTCCTATGCCAGCAGCATCGGCCTTCTCCCCAACCACCCATTTAAGCTTCTTAAATCCAAACCTCTCGATAAGCCTCGTCACAGTCCGCTTCCTCTCATCATCAACACATAGGTAGTTGTCAAGCCAGAACAAGCCTCCAGCCCTCAGGATTCTGTCGATGTCGAACATCAAGAACTCCAGCGCCTCCGGCCGGCCGGCTGGCCCCAGTGCCGGGGCACCTCCCTCATCCAATGCATTCATGATGTGCACAAGATCGAACACCGAGTCGTAGAATGGAAACCTCTGCGCCGGCGACATGAGCAGCGGGAACAGCCCCCTGGCGGCCACAAATTCATTCATCGGCTTGCCGCCGAGCTCGAGTGTTGATGTCACTATAGTAACATTCCGCTCGGCCATCCTCGCCGCGAAGTTCCCGGCACCACCATTGATGTCGAAGCCAATGCGGATGCCGCCGCCGCCCAGAGCCAATACGTCGTCGATCAAGAAGTCATTTTTCCCTGTCGGCTTGATCCACATCTGCTTGTCGATGCCGTTGAGGCCGGCGCCGGGGTTCTTGGTGTTGGGGTTCCAGAGGGATCGGGGAAGGGGGAGCCGGGGGGAGCCGGCAGGGGGGCGGGAGAGGCAGCGGCGGCGTGGGAGGGGCTCGCAGGCCTTGGAGATGAGCttggaggggaggagggggtcGGCGGTGGGGCAGGGGGCGGCGGGGCGGTAGGACATGAAGTCGGAGAGAAGGGCGGCGGCGGCAGGGCGGGCGCAGGAGTGGGCGACGGAGGAGACCATGGCGGTTATGCCGGAGCGGGCGTCTCGGCCGAGGGGGAGCGGGTGGCGGCCGAGGAAGAGCTTGAGCTCGGAAGGGAGGCCGGGCTTGGCGGGGTCGAGGGTGTCGTAGCCGGCGAGCTCGCGCTCGATCTGGTGGAGCCGGCGCTCGGAGGCCTCGATCTCCCGGAGGATGAGGGAGACGTGCTCGGAGATGACGGAGAGGTTCTTGTGGCCGCCGCCGGTGGCGGTGGCGGAGGGGGAGTAGGTGAAGACGTATAAGGCGAAGAGGTTGGTGGAGACGACGGAGGCGAGCATGAGGAGGTGGAGGGCGGAGGAGCAAAGCGTGGCGCGGCGGAACCGGGCGGTGCCGTCACCGATCTTGAGGGAGACGGAGCCCATGGGGGCGGACGAGAGGAGGGGTGAAGGCGACAGCGGGGCGGTGACGGGACACACCGGGATCTCCGGTTTTCTTTTGACCGCTGTCCGACCGGGAATAGCGTAGATTGCGTCCGGAGCTGGAAGAGTAGAAGGTGGGCGAGCACAAGATCGCTGTCGATTTCGCCGGCTATCTTATGTcttaatttatatatctttaaatctcGCGTTCTACTAATCCTCGAGAACTTAATAACCACGCGATAATATAACCACCATCAAGGGTTCGCTAGCATCATAATTTCTTGTCATATTGGGCGGATTAGGTTAAGTAAGAGGATACGGAGAGGGCAGTTAGGTGGTGGATCTAGGGGCTTAGAGGAGTAAGTGTAGTTCTACTACTGAATTGGGGCATGCAAGTGAAGTTTTCTGGGGGTTGGAATGCAAGGCTGTCGTGCACTCAGACTACGCGGAGTTTTCAGCGCGTTCACGTGAGACGTGCCACCTCACGGATAAGGAATTTGTGACAATGGGAAGCATGGGAGATGTTAATAAAGATATTAATGCAAGTTGTGAAGAAAGTATTGTAACATTGGCATACTTTGTGAGATCCTTAGGTggttttcctcctcttcccctttGGTTTCTTATTTAGTATAATTCTATCATTATTTGAAAGAGCTGCATTATTGTTAGCTTTAAGAAATGAATTGGATGTAAGCAATTAGACTCATCAGCCGAGCATGAACAGCTATTGTTGAGGTTGACTCGAGCCAAGTTAAACTTGGGATGCATGATCGACCAGGTATTGAAATGCCAAGCTATAGATTTTTGATGGTCTATGTAACTAATCTACTGAGCTGGCTCaacccttaggcgactgagaTGCTCGCCAAGGCTTCGGCCTCCAAATGCACTTATTATAGTGAGTTCCAAAATGAACGTCCAAATACATTGAGGCCCCAATACATTTGAAGGCCTCAAATGTTACGTATTTTTAtagctataaatgcattgaggcTTCCAAATGCATTTATATTGAGACGTATCTTTGTGATAAACTTTGTTGAGGGTCTCAAATGTTACGTATCTTTAtagctataaatgcattgaggcTTCCAAATGCATTTATGTTAGGACGTATCTTTGTAATAAACTTTTTACAAAGTTTATCACAAACTATCAGATTAGTTTCTAATCTAACTTGCCTGTGCGAGCCAACGTACCAACCATCAAGTAGGCCGTAGATGGAGCCCACTCTCGCCTAAAGCTGATCAAAATTCGGGCGGGGCCGGGTTCGCGTcgggctctacagcagaaattaggcccgatggctatgcccagGCCCAGTCGGGCAgactgtcgggcttaaatttttgtccaggccTGATCCGACATGCccgattttttctttatttgaaatCTGAAAATGGGCCAGAATGGCCCAACAACTTAATGAACTCTCTAAAactgaatatatttttttacctTTATTTTGTTTCTCCAAATGGTTAATTGGGTTCAAGCCATTTTTAAAatacgggccgggccgggctatttttaaaagttttcaggCTCAATTCGATTTTTTGGTCGGGCCGTTTTTTTCTGCCCAAGCCGACCTATAGGCCTTTTTTTAATGTCCAAGTCCAAAAAATTTCGAACGGGGCTGGGAGGGCTAGAAGGCCCGTGATCAGACTCTCGCCAAATCTCCATTTCTTCGACCACTTCTCCCTCGGCGACTAAAAACCAAACACCTGAAGCCCACCTCCGGTCTTCCCCATTTCTCGCCTCCGCGCTCCCAAATCGGATGGAGCTCCCCAGTGGGAGCCTCTTCCTGCTGggctttcttctcctcttcgcCGCCTTGCTCGATCTGGCGGCGGCCATCCGGTTCCCCGACCGGATCCCAGAGTCCGGCCGCCGGCAGCCGAACCAGCCCCTCAGGGTTGCCGTCTTCGCCCTTGGGAGCTTCTGGCGTTCCGAGGCCACCTTCGGATGCCTCCCCGGCGTCGTCCGGACCTCGGTCGGTTATGCCGGCGGGTCCAAGACCAACCCGGAGTACCGAAACCTTGGAGACCACGCCGAGAGCGTCCAGGTCGGATTGATTCTACTCTCAATTGCGTGAATTCGGTGATATTTTGTTATGTTTCTCAGTTAAATTGTCAAAACTTAGATTTTTGGTTTGGGGGTATTGAGAACAAGGTTAGGTGGTTGCTGAAAATTGTTACCACGGATTCCTTTTTCAGAATTGATGGTATTTGTTCTGATAATTTAGAAAATGATGCCAGTTTAGATGTCAATTCTAGTAAGAAACTGGTAAGTTTCATTTAAAATGTTATTTTTGTTTGAGAAAGCAGTAACAGCACCTTCAGTGCATCTTAAAAGGGCTTGATAATGTTTGTCATTTTCTTCCTGATTAACAGGATGCATTTCTCTGGATCTTCAGGATTCTCAAGAATCTATATAGACAGTAATAGGATCATATTGCTAATCTAGTTGTTGCATACATGCTTACTTTTACTAATGTATAAAGTGGAAGAAGGGATAATCCTAGTTTGCTCAGTCTTAAAGGATAAGTTCATCGCAATTCTTCTTTTAAGTATTCGTAGTTTCATCACAAAAATATCTTAATATTTA
Proteins encoded in this window:
- the LOC103696936 gene encoding uncharacterized protein LOC103696936, giving the protein MGSVSLKIGDGTARFRRATLCSSALHLLMLASVVSTNLFALYVFTYSPSATATGGGHKNLSVISEHVSLILREIEASERRLHQIERELAGYDTLDPAKPGLPSELKLFLGRHPLPLGRDARSGITAMVSSVAHSCARPAAAALLSDFMSYRPAAPCPTADPLLPSKLISKACEPLPRRRCLSRPPAGSPRLPLPRSLWNPNTKNPGAGLNGIDKQMWIKPTGKNDFLIDDVLALGGGGIRIGFDINGGAGNFAARMAERNVTIVTSTLELGGKPMNEFVAARGLFPLLMSPAQRFPFYDSVFDLVHIMNALDEGGAPALGPAGRPEALEFLMFDIDRILRAGGLFWLDNYLCVDDERKRTVTRLIERFGFKKLKWVVGEKADAAGIGKTQVYLSAVLQKPARG